The Asterias rubens chromosome 16, eAstRub1.3, whole genome shotgun sequence region CTATGAGTGGGGCACCACACCAGTCACATATAAACTTAATgttgttttggctggttactTGTGTTTATGTAGCAAAACCTTTCTGTGGATGAGCTTAAAAGCTGCTTATGTTGAATGCCTTCTGTGTACTTGGCGAAGTTTTTCGATCCATGGCTTACACTCCATGGCATAATATGTATCCGTTAGACACGGAAACTGGTTCAAAACAACCACACGAGCTTTCGGACTGTACGCTATGATCCTTTTCTGTGTGTCGTGCTGGCCCAGCGGTAGGTCGGGCTCACATGGGACCCAGAGCCGGGTCATTTCTCAGGGAGTTCTGTTCGCcagagattcggtcccccattaaacagccaataaaggatgatctcaaattatagatattacagttttctaatagctggagtcaataggaaacattaaaaagtcTCGTTATTCGTTACTAAATGCAAAGTTTGAGAGTAAAATAGTTATTAACTGGTATATACGATAATcattggccataaaaaggtaatagttgaaatattgagatcatcctttattggctctttaagtgAAATTAACATAATTCaagaggatgattcaaaagagggcgctatcagatgTAGTGTGTACGCTGTTCGCCAAAGGGGGACATAATCTCCGGGTGAGGGGGGGCGGGGCGGACAGAATTTCCTGTCACACCGGACGTTTTGAGAGTGTAGGTTGAGGGTTAGTGAAAtgtttgtgttctttttttttttgtaaagcgctttgaaacaCCATGAATCACTATACAAATTGTGTATTTCTTATTGTTATTTAGTCACTTATGAATTCACCACCATCttcactgtgtgtgtgtgtgtgcatagaccttatcgcaaataccaatgcgcaagcgcagactgttgaatgaggtgcattgtgggatagatatggatcaaatttggataccagcaagaccacaatgcacctaattccaagctttacgcgcgcgccccagtatttgcgataaggtctatggtgtgtgtgtgtcagctttcttatagacgatgtgacctgtgacatcacatgtttacaaaagagccacagagcctggacttcctgcgggcatgatttgtacacagctcaatggaagaaaatataaaatcttacattttatggagattgcactgtctaattcttatcaacttttgatatgatgaaaggagGCACATCtaaaaacttgtccagcttttactttatataactcttggttttatgtggaaattatgacacaacaTGTCAGctttcccataggacctgtGTAGTACAggcctgccagaatacttaaagaatgtacaaggtcacacttattgtaaacaaatgtcacatggtctatattcCAGACCCGTTAGCCCTTTCTGCGTTGCATGATCTTCAATCCCTCATTCAATCAAGGGCCCAATATCAAAGAGCTGCTCCAGAAAGTATTGCTTATGAGTtcgctgctaagcagaaatatgagcaggataccaaatCACAAATGGATGTGtcattgtagtttggctggttaaCTTAGTCTgctggtaagcaaaattattTCGCGCTGAGCTGATTGTTGTGCTGATAAGCAGTTTTAAAAGTATTTGAGCACTCTGCCAAAGATAACGACAATGCTGTGCTGCATGTCCAGTTATTTGTATTAATAGTATACAGGACTGCATTAGACTTTCAGTGTGgccactgttggtaattactcaaattaattgttcgcataaaaaatttacttggtagcgagcaatatattgtgagaaatagctccctctattatctcgcaacttcgacgaccaattgaactcaaattttcacaggtttgtcattttatacatatgtcgagataaaccaagtgagaagactttgacacttaccaatagtttccagtgtctttaaggaagcGGTACATTGTGAAATAGGCACAGATTATCTGCAAAATGAGTAACATTATGTCATAAGAAATAACAACGTGATTGTGTCACATTTTAAGTAACCAGAATTAGCTCAataaaatatgcaaatgaatGAGCTTATCAAAGGCATTATGTTTACGTTTATCATTATGGACTGATGTTGAGCCAATATTTCAAAATCACATGGGAGTTAGGCCAATATATGCTAATGTTAGAttgccattaaaggaacacgttgccttggtttgatcggtcgaattggtctttttctctttgaaaagcgtttgtaaccgtttgttataaaatgcatatgaatagaaagatattttacaaGTAGAactataatgatccacacaagtatcacacgaaattgcgtggtttccctcttacctcgtcgactaacacggtcggccatgggattcaaatttttgactccagtaataaaaatggcagaccgtgttagtttgcgaagtaaacggaaaaccacgcaatttcgaggcaaatttgtgtggttcattgcattctactttaaatcatctttccaaccatatgcatttcatatagcaaatggttagaaacgctttttaaagaccaactcgaccgtgtgttcctttaaaattgaaCCATCATAAAACATGGTTCGAAAAAACGGGGTGttcaaaaaacacacacacaaaataatatgttttcCCAAAATCGACTTGCTGCCAGCTTTCATGAGCCACTCCTCAAGATCCCCACCTAAATAGGACCAAATTTAAAGTGGACAAGTTTCCCTGTGGACAACCTAATAGTCACTGATTTGACCCACAGGTCTGGCCGTGTGATGAGAAAGTACATTTTAGACCTTTGACTAACGAGGAAATAAAACTAGCGAGGtctaactgattttttttttctttctgataaGTGCAAAAGTTTAATCTGgaaaattgattaatttatttatttctaatttACCCTGGctaaacctctcagtgaaacactgtttttcagaggcacccagcaactacaaacacataaaagtaaaaaaaaaaaaagacaacagcACAATTTGAACAAGTTCACCCAAAGGCTGCTCAAACGAAATCCGCAAACCAAAAGCACATAACTGTTAATACCAAGAACGCCAAAAGAAATTTGGTTCATTTGTCCTCACTCAGACTAACAAAAAGCTTAGATCGATCTTACTATAGCAAATCATTTGTAGTTTttgtaacgtatagttttcgagtgagaagtaattttcctcgaatttgatttagagacctcagcattagattttgaggtatcgaaattcaagcaattgaaagcacacactttcgTGTgccaaaggtgtttttctttcattattatctcgcagcttcgacgacaaattgagctcaaaatttcacaggtttgttataataCAAAACATGTTGAGACTCACCAAGTAAGGAGACAAGCTACCCAGTGCCTAAAAAGATCTTTCACGTTTATACTTTACTGAATAtgttatttacttatttatttatttcgtaCACATCCAACAGCCTGATAAGCGCAAAATGATAATTAATACGAAACGAGAAGAATTTTTCTGTTTTAGATGCGGGCGAAAAACCCTAATGGGGACTCGTACTCAAACCGACGCATTCAGGTAGAGACTAAACACCCAATCCAACATGGAGGTTAGACTTGATACAAGTCCCCCTCCTGTGCCAGCGCcacagaaaataattgttttcaggTGTGACGGACTCAGAGCTCCGGGCGTACTCAGAGCTCCGGATTACCAAATTAATATGGTAGTATTACGTCTTGCCATGCCTGCGCAcaccaagcgaaagtagtcgatGCTTAGTGCCGTGCCGAGTCGACCAACTGTTTTGCTCTACATACTCGTAGCTAGCTGTAATGGCGGCGTCCACAACACAAGTAAATCGTGTGGTGAACGAGTGGAGCGTCTACGCATGGAGGTaggaaatatttctacctccatggtctacgACAGTATTGCGAAAAAATTATTCACATAATAAAGTATTTGAGACCGTGACTGAGTACGCTAGACGGCTGAGGCCGCGACTCCGGTGTGGCGGTTCCAGTtttttccgccgtgttcagttttccgggactcagtacggcactaaaaactgactactttcgcttgagtgtgcgcaggcgtcgcatgacgtaatgttaccgtattttggtcattcggaaaactgaacacggcggaaagttgaaaccgccacaccgggcccCAACCTGTTCCGCTTGCGGGACAGCGATTTGGGGCGCACTTGTCTTATGTGACTGCTGGCGAGTTACATGTGTTTGGGACCTCACACCTCACGCAAGGAAATAAACCAAGAGCTAACCTTATCTATACAAATCCCCAAACTATTTAATAGctttaaataatatcaattaCACCGttacctattttttttttataataatttatgtcAATTCTtggaaatataattattatctttgaataataaaaaatatatatatttttatgtttgCGTGATGGGACCGCTCCATGAACAtctgttttgtttgtacacTCGACGTAGACAATTATTTTGGAATTGaacatgttttaaaggcagtggacactattgtaattactcaaaataaatactagcataaaatcttacttggtaacgagtaatggggataggttggtagtataaaacattgtgagagaaacggctccctctaaaggagagtagttttcgagaaagaagtaaatttccacgaatctgatttcgagcCCTAGAATTTAGAATCtggggtcccgaaatcaagcatctgaaagcacacaactccgtgtgacaagggtgttttttctttcattattatctcgcaacttcgatgaccgattgagctcattgACAACTACCattagtgcccagtgtctttcgGGAAAAAAAGGGGTGTCGGATTCCGAAATTCCGAATTCTACGAGGTATCCAAGAAAGGtctaaaatgcatatggttggaaagttaaaagtagaatacaatgatccacacaagtttgcctcgaaattgcacggttttctttttactgtgcgaactaacacggtcggccatttattaagtcaaaaatttgctcaaagagtctctaagtgaaaaagggtttgaaaattagtggtgtagttcttgaggttttttcccacttccggttgaccctgaagtagaggtcaacaaggaGTCACAATtgttcaaagttaatatttaacgcaaaggagtctgtaactgaaaaaagggtttgaaaatcggttgtatagttcttgagatatggtcccacctccggttgacccggaagtagaggtcaacatgagGTCCCGGAAACTGGAACAAGcttgaaataggttgtataggtcttgagatctggtcccaattcaggttgacccagaagtagaggtcaacatgggctcACGGTCCCTTTTCAAAGTAAGaatttaaaaggagtctataactgaaacaaaaaatgaaaattgatTGTGTagataactgaaacaaaaaaagggcCAACTTCCGATTGACCCAGTAgtatactttttgagatatggcgctgctaagatttactaattaaatatgcaaatgaagatcacatgGTTAATTAACTAAGAATTATAAaccaaaattacgtttagagtaaagctaaTTTacaaagcttcaattttataaatgatttaactcttttatctttattaGGATATATTAGGcgtagagacactggacactattggtaaatgtcaaagaccagtcttctcacttggcgtatctcaacatatgcataaaataacaaacctgtgaaaacttgggctcaatcggtcgtccaagttgcgagataataatgacaaaaaaaacacccttgtcacacgaagttgtgcgctttcatcgatttcgagacctcaaattctaaatctgaggtctcgaaatcaaattagtggaaaattgcttctttctctaaaactacattactttagagggagctgtttctcacaatgttttatacaatcgacctctccccattactcgttaccaaagaaggttttatgctaatcattattttgagtaattaccaatagtgtccatctgactttaaagaaaaaacgtgCACAAATCTTTTgaggttttaggcggaaacaaagaataataatacaaaaatatctcgacgaaaacaatacctgttccgacagtataggtcggaacagctaaacaGTTTTACAATAGAAATCATAAAACAAAGGCCTGGCAGAAAACTGTCAAATAATTCTGATCGGGTTTCATATCGATTGCCAATCATTTTGGGGATACCATTGGAAACAGAACGTTGATACACTGCATGCTGTTGGAGTTGGTTtgcttgtttgattgtttttgtttttagtttttttttttgcaaacagaGCTTTCAAATGGAAAACGTTGGAGTTGTGTTGAAGTGTTGCGCAGTTATATGTTGGAATTAGGTCAGCGGTCTGATGTTTCGTCGTCAAACCATTTATAACAAGAATCATACTACGACAAATGAGTCAGGGGATATGACCAAAATGTGGTTAAGTGTGTCTGTCTGGTCATAAAATAAGTTAAAATGTCTTTGCTTGTTAGTTATAGGACAAGTTTGATGGTCAGAATCATCGCTAATGCTGAAGCTTTTTATAGGAATTGACAGTCAAATGCCAGTAATCCCGAAAATACAGTTATATCAttgttcctccatggttatatcaATGACACGATCACGTTAAATGTTAAGCCAACATTGAGCCAACGTTGAGCCAACAttgacataaatgcaaattTATGGGCGGGGCTTAGAATTGTGTGAATATTTACTTTGATAATATCACAACAATTTGGGTGAGTTTAAGTTAtccaaggcaaatttgtgtataattcttttgtaagaaaatatgaacatcaaaagtacaaacaaacatttgtaaTTCAACCATGTTAATTAAGAAGTACACAATTTGAGTTAACAACAACAGTCTATGGATCCTGGACTATAAATACAAAACCAAAAATTGCAGAACAGGATGCATAGACATGTATTATAGGTTGTAGTCAGTTTAGAAAGTAAACTATTTAGTTATTGGTaaattacatgtaaataataACTGAAAAGTAGATGTTCACAGATAACTACTTAAATTAATCATAAAGCTCATTCAGTTCATGAACAGAAATATAATCCCAAAGTCaatatttttgaataattatacGTTGTCTCAACGTTGGGGCATGGTTTAGCCAACATAAAGATTAGTAGTGGGGCCAACTTGAACATTGGCCCAACGTTATGCCAATGAGCAAAAGAACATTGGGCCAATATTGGTAATCAACATTGGCCAAACATAAACATTTCATTGGTTCTACGTTGGCCAATGTTTGCGTTGGGCCAACGTCCAATTTTAACATTGGCTCAACGTAACTCCTATGAGCAAAAGTATGTTGGGCCAACGTCGACAACCAACGTTGGCCCAATGAAACTGTTCTGTTGGCAGAATGATGTTGGCTCAATGTTTGATTACGTTGGCCTGATATTGGTTCAATGTTTTAACATACATGGGCAAGACATTGGCCCAATGTTGGGCCAATTTTTACATTGGCCCAACATAAGACCGATAAGCAAAAGTACGTTGGGCCAATGTTGACAGCCAATGTTGGTCCAATGAAAGTGTTCCGTTGGCCCAACGTTGGTTCTATGTTGTGATGCTGTGATGAACACCGTGTCGGAGCGTGGTGCAGTCTGCGTGAAAACCATACCTTTTACCAGTGAATGAAAGAGTTATTATAATAGGCCGTGCCAGAAGTGGTGGCTACAGCTGCGGCTACCTCTAGATTTCTGCGTCATTGTCCGTTGAAACGGTCTCAGCAatcgtagccgtagctgcagCTGCCACTAGACCtgtatcacggtgcagccatcttgaatttctcccattaatataaatgttaccaaaccgaggctggaagaacaaaatagtctggttccttatTACAAGATGATttttatcgaggcctgtgtgaccaggccttcactagggtgggatttgaacccacgaccttttgcAAGTATGGCGTTATTTAGGCTTGCTCATCCATGTCGACGGTGAATGTGGTATCTTCTCTCTCCACAGTGGTCTTCATACACGGACACATCGTAGCTTTCATAGCCCTTCTGAATCTCTTGTACTTGATGGCGTAAATCATGGGATTCACCACCGAGTTGCAGACAGTGGTGATCCTGAAGATGTTACCGATGTGAGAGCCAGTGAAGTCAATAGAGATGTCGTAGAGGAGTAAGACATTCCCCATCTCTGACGGGAGCAGCAGGACGACGAACAGGGCGGAGATAATGATGAGGCTCTGGACGACACGACGGGTTGCCTTGTACACCTCCATCCCCCGCTGCTCGTTAGCATGCTCGTTGGCCTGCTCAGTGTTCTGCCCGTTGCCCTGCTCGGTGTTCTGCCCGTTGCCCTGCTCGGTGTTCTGCCCGTTGCCCTGCTCGGTCTTCTGCTCGTTGCCCTGCTCGGTGTTCTGCCAGTTGCCTTGCTCATCAGTGAACTCCCCGTTGCTCTGCCCGTTGCCCTGCCTAATGCGTTGACTGGTGCGATGTGTTTTCTGGTAAAGTTCCCCTTTGCGCAATGTTCTGATGATTTTGTAGTACGCCCATATCAGGAAGATCAGCGGCAAGATGAAGCTGACTGTGAAGGATTTGATGAAGAGCATCTTCGCAAACCAGGCAGGTCCGAGGCCAAGGAAATCACAATCGTTCGCCTCATCAGAGTAGTGAGATCGTATTGGAAACTCTAGTTCCAGAATGAAGGCGAACACCCACGCCGACGCAGCGAGCATCAGCCCCCGACGAACCGTGAAGACCCTCGCGTAGAAAAACGGATGCACGATGGCCAAGTATCGGTCGAATGTCACAACAACCAGGTTGAACACTGAAGCAAAAAAAGCAGACCAGAAGAGGTGGAGATTCCAAAAAAAACGGCAGTAAACCTCACCCCAAAAGCCGCTGCTGATGTTGACCGGGAAGGGGTGGCCTTCCGCTACGAACATGGTCGTTATgaggaagaaaaaacagcagAGGAAATCTGACATGGCCAGGCTTGCGATGAGATAGTGGGTGATGTCGTGGAGGAATTTCGACCTGAGCACGGTCGTGCAGACGGCCGTGTTTCCCGCCAAGCCGATGATACCCACGATAAAATTGAGCACGATAAAGAACGTCGTGGTTCCATCAATGGTAGTAATTGGAATAGTGGTGGAATTTGCTTCTTCTTCTAACGTTGAATTGAAATCCATGGTGAGACAAAAACTAGGATCCCTGAGTCTGcaacaaaacatataaaaatGTTGCACCAGtatgaaaatatttgttgttaaatttatttttacgaATGAGTCTCTGCACTGAAAAACAAGTTCACCAAACACGCTCTAAAAACTTCCAGGTCAGAATTAACCCTGATCCGGTTCTtgtgtagacttgtggacaagtcggtaaatgtctgtcgcggtgatagcgttccgccGAATcccgcgattcccgcggtattctcgcgagacttcTGGCCCCGCTAGACTACTGTTCTCACGACTACCGGTCcgttaaaggggggggggggtaaacgtAGTCGGCAACCgtgcagttcgcgcgagagcaatGATCTCgtgagagcaccgccacaactcgactatctggCAGACCATCaacgacttgttcacaagtctagtTGTTGTGCCTGAGCCATTTCTAGATCAGTATGATCCGGACGCGCGTGACCTGGACACAGTCTCCGAAATAGTCGAAATGACGCagattgagaaaaaaacacttgttttataca contains the following coding sequences:
- the LOC117301010 gene encoding dopamine receptor 2-like, with amino-acid sequence MDFNSTLEEEANSTTIPITTIDGTTTFFIVLNFIVGIIGLAGNTAVCTTVLRSKFLHDITHYLIASLAMSDFLCCFFFLITTMFVAEGHPFPVNISSGFWGEVYCRFFWNLHLFWSAFFASVFNLVVVTFDRYLAIVHPFFYARVFTVRRGLMLAASAWVFAFILELEFPIRSHYSDEANDCDFLGLGPAWFAKMLFIKSFTVSFILPLIFLIWAYYKIIRTLRKGELYQKTHRTSQRIRQGNGQSNGEFTDEQGNWQNTEQGNEQKTEQGNGQNTEQGNGQNTEQGNGQNTEQANEHANEQRGMEVYKATRRVVQSLIIISALFVVLLLPSEMGNVLLLYDISIDFTGSHIGNIFRITTVCNSVVNPMIYAIKYKRFRRAMKATMCPCMKTTVEREDTTFTVDMDEQA